The Lutibacter sp. Hel_I_33_5 genome has a window encoding:
- the thrA gene encoding bifunctional aspartate kinase/homoserine dehydrogenase I: MSKNLQHIDILSFTTESGTQFKDIQLSYQLFGQKLGTAPVVLVNHALTGNSDVAGENGWWKDVIGSHLAIDTNQYTILAFNIPGNGFDGFLIEDYKSFIARDIANIFLIGLKELKIDQLFALIGGSLGGGIAWEMTVLNPDITQHLIAVATDWKSTDWLIANCQIQEQFLVNSSNPVHDARMHAMLCYRTPASFKERFHRSKNDELEIFNVESWLLHHGEKLQERYQLASYKLMNQLLKTIDVTKGRKEESILETINADIHIVGVNSDLFFTAEENRETHRKLASKHANVTYNEIDSVHGHDAFLIEYEQLEKIIEPIFNKDSKNRKMKILKFGGKSLSNDGIPHVLEIIEKKINNKEKIAVVVSARGEATDQLEEILERASKNKEFQTSFDAFKNYQKKLTPEVDFSEEFSRLKNLFEGVKLLGDYSQKIKDEVLAQGELLSIKTLSNLLQEKGIKANATDARNLLKTDENFGDAKPLSNVSKENIIAHFKKYNGATVNVITGFIASNLKNETTTLGRNGSNYTAALLANYLDAEELQNYTHVDGIFTANPDLVSDAKKIEELSYSEANELANFGANILHAKTIIPLLEKNINLRILNTFNPEDKGTLITAKSTLKGIKSLSTLNNVALINFEGRGLLGKVGIDARIFRALSNKNVNVSIISQGSSERGIGFVVDKHKAKDAVEALELEFENDLSTQDVHQISVIDDVSVISIIGQDLSEFHLPYNALIKNQIVPVLFNNSISGKNVSLVVKKKQLNKALNVIHGQVFGVAKKINIALFGKGLVGGTLIEQILENAKTILEKRKIQLNIFAIANSKTVLLKQNGISKNWRKNLEDLEDDKNAINSIIEFAAKHHLENLIAVDNTASVPFTENYISLVNAGFDLVSSNKIANTLSFDFYKELRRTLENNNKKYLYETNVGAGLPLIDTIKLLHDSGENITRIRGVFSGSLSYIFNRYSADDVSFDTVLQEAIDKGFTEPDPREDLCGNDVARKLLILARELDLENEFDDVKIENLIPTAYREISSQEFLSDLIVLNTNFEDKKGSQDENHVLRYIGDLYGDLSQTKGDLDVKLVSVPTSSPLGSLKGSDAIFEIYTESYGEQPIVIQGAGAGAKVTARGVFGDILRLANNN; encoded by the coding sequence TTGAGCAAGAATTTGCAACATATCGATATTCTTAGTTTTACTACAGAAAGTGGTACACAATTTAAAGACATCCAATTAAGTTATCAATTGTTTGGTCAAAAATTGGGTACTGCCCCTGTGGTTTTGGTCAATCATGCATTAACTGGTAATAGTGATGTTGCTGGCGAAAATGGTTGGTGGAAAGATGTAATTGGATCGCATTTAGCGATTGATACAAATCAATATACCATTCTTGCTTTTAATATTCCTGGAAACGGTTTTGATGGTTTTTTAATCGAAGATTATAAAAGTTTTATTGCAAGAGATATTGCAAATATCTTTTTAATCGGATTAAAAGAATTAAAAATTGATCAACTATTTGCTTTAATTGGAGGTTCTTTAGGTGGTGGAATTGCTTGGGAAATGACAGTTTTAAATCCTGATATTACTCAACATTTAATTGCTGTTGCTACCGATTGGAAATCTACGGATTGGTTAATTGCAAATTGCCAAATTCAAGAACAATTCTTAGTAAATTCCAGCAATCCTGTTCACGATGCTCGCATGCATGCTATGTTGTGTTACAGAACACCAGCGTCTTTTAAAGAACGTTTTCATCGCTCTAAAAATGACGAATTAGAAATCTTTAATGTAGAAAGTTGGTTGTTGCATCATGGAGAAAAATTACAAGAAAGATATCAGTTAGCTTCCTATAAATTGATGAATCAATTATTGAAAACAATTGATGTTACCAAAGGAAGAAAAGAAGAGTCTATTTTAGAAACTATAAATGCTGATATTCATATCGTCGGAGTAAATTCTGATTTGTTTTTTACTGCTGAAGAAAATAGAGAAACGCATCGAAAATTAGCATCAAAACATGCAAATGTAACTTATAACGAAATTGATTCTGTTCATGGTCATGATGCATTTTTGATAGAATACGAACAATTAGAAAAAATTATTGAGCCAATTTTTAATAAAGACTCAAAAAATAGAAAAATGAAGATTTTAAAGTTTGGAGGAAAATCATTGTCTAATGATGGAATTCCACACGTACTTGAGATTATTGAAAAGAAAATCAATAATAAAGAAAAAATTGCAGTTGTCGTTTCTGCAAGAGGAGAAGCAACAGATCAATTAGAAGAAATTTTAGAAAGAGCTTCAAAAAATAAAGAATTTCAAACTTCGTTTGATGCTTTTAAAAATTATCAAAAAAAGTTAACTCCTGAGGTCGATTTTTCCGAAGAATTTTCTCGTTTAAAAAACCTTTTTGAGGGCGTAAAATTATTAGGAGATTATAGTCAGAAAATAAAAGATGAGGTGTTGGCACAAGGAGAATTATTGTCGATTAAAACCTTGTCGAATTTATTACAAGAAAAAGGTATAAAAGCCAATGCAACTGACGCTAGAAATTTACTAAAAACCGATGAGAATTTTGGTGATGCAAAACCGTTAAGTAACGTTTCTAAAGAAAATATTATAGCTCATTTTAAAAAGTACAATGGCGCTACAGTTAATGTTATTACTGGATTTATTGCTTCTAACTTAAAAAATGAAACTACAACGTTAGGTAGAAACGGAAGTAATTATACAGCAGCACTTTTAGCAAATTATTTAGATGCAGAGGAGTTGCAAAATTACACACATGTTGATGGTATTTTTACTGCAAATCCAGATTTAGTTTCTGATGCAAAAAAAATTGAAGAATTATCGTATTCAGAAGCGAATGAATTAGCAAATTTTGGAGCCAATATTTTACATGCAAAAACCATCATTCCGTTATTAGAAAAGAATATAAATTTACGTATTTTAAATACGTTTAATCCAGAAGATAAAGGGACATTAATTACGGCAAAATCTACATTAAAAGGAATTAAATCGTTATCAACATTAAACAATGTTGCTTTAATTAATTTTGAAGGTAGAGGTTTACTTGGTAAAGTTGGTATTGATGCTAGAATTTTTAGAGCCTTAAGTAATAAAAATGTAAATGTAAGTATCATTTCTCAAGGATCATCTGAGCGTGGTATTGGTTTTGTTGTCGATAAACATAAAGCAAAAGATGCTGTTGAAGCGCTAGAATTAGAGTTCGAAAATGATTTATCTACACAAGATGTGCACCAAATATCTGTGATAGATGATGTGTCTGTAATTTCTATTATCGGTCAAGATTTAAGTGAATTTCATTTACCATATAATGCATTGATAAAAAATCAAATAGTTCCAGTATTATTTAATAACTCAATTTCTGGTAAAAATGTGAGTTTGGTTGTTAAAAAGAAGCAATTAAACAAAGCTTTAAATGTAATTCATGGACAAGTTTTTGGAGTCGCTAAAAAGATAAATATTGCATTATTTGGTAAAGGTTTAGTTGGTGGAACGTTAATTGAGCAAATATTAGAAAACGCAAAAACGATTTTAGAAAAACGTAAAATTCAGTTAAACATTTTTGCGATAGCAAATTCTAAAACTGTTTTATTAAAGCAAAATGGAATTTCTAAAAACTGGAGAAAAAATTTAGAGGATTTAGAAGATGATAAAAATGCAATAAATTCGATTATAGAGTTTGCAGCTAAACATCATCTAGAAAATTTAATTGCAGTAGATAATACAGCAAGTGTTCCTTTTACAGAAAATTATATTTCATTAGTAAATGCTGGGTTTGATTTAGTTTCGTCAAATAAAATAGCCAATACCTTGTCTTTTGATTTTTATAAAGAATTAAGAAGAACTTTAGAAAATAATAATAAAAAATATTTATACGAAACTAATGTTGGTGCAGGTTTACCGTTAATCGACACAATTAAATTATTACATGATTCAGGTGAAAATATTACAAGAATTAGAGGTGTTTTCTCAGGTTCATTAAGTTATATTTTTAATCGTTATTCTGCCGATGATGTATCTTTTGATACAGTGTTGCAGGAAGCAATTGATAAAGGTTTTACCGAGCCAGATCCAAGAGAAGATTTATGTGGGAACGATGTTGCTAGAAAACTACTAATTTTGGCAAGAGAATTAGATTTAGAAAATGAGTTTGATGATGTGAAAATAGAAAATTTGATCCCAACAGCTTATAGAGAAATATCTTCTCAAGAATTTTTATCAGACTTAATAGTTTTAAACACTAATTTTGAAGATAAAAAAGGAAGTCAAGATGAAAATCATGTATTGCGATATATTGGTGATTTATATGGAGATTTATCACAAACAAAAGGGGATTTGGATGTGAAATTAGTTTCAGTACCAACAAGTTCTCCGTTAGGAAGCTTAAAAGGTTCGGACGCAATATTCGAGATTTATACAGAATCGTATGGTGAGCAGCCTATTGTAATTCAAGGAGCAGGAGCAGGAGCAAAAGTAACTGCAAGAGGTGTTTTTGGAGACATTTTACGATTAGCAAATAATAATTAA
- a CDS encoding PLP-dependent aspartate aminotransferase family protein, with protein sequence MSDYHFETDAIRNQTERSQFSEHSTPLYLTSSFVFDDAEEMRASFAEEKQRNLYSRFSNPNTTEFVDKIVKMEGAEAGYAFATGMSAVFSTFGALLNAGDHIVSCRSVFGSTHSMFTKYLPKWNIETSYFKINETEKIESLIQPNTKVLYAETPTNPGVDIIDLELLGEIAKKHNLLLIIDNCFATPYLQNPIKFGADLVIHSATKLIDGQGRVLGGVTVGSEDLIREIYLFSRNTGPAMSPFNAWVLSKSLETLSIRVEKHCENAMKVAEFLEDNATVNFVKYPFLKSHPQYEVAKKQMRLGGNIVAFEIKGGIEAGRAFLNKIKMCSLSANLGDTRSIVTHPASTTHASLSEEDRLEVGITDGLVRVSVGLEHVDDIIADLKQALQ encoded by the coding sequence ATGAGCGATTATCATTTTGAAACGGATGCAATTAGAAATCAAACAGAAAGATCACAATTTTCTGAGCATTCTACACCTTTATATTTAACTTCAAGTTTTGTTTTTGATGATGCTGAAGAAATGAGAGCTTCTTTTGCAGAAGAAAAGCAGCGAAATTTATACAGTAGATTTTCAAATCCCAATACAACAGAATTTGTAGATAAAATTGTAAAAATGGAAGGTGCTGAAGCTGGTTATGCTTTTGCAACGGGTATGTCTGCTGTTTTTTCAACATTTGGTGCGTTGTTAAACGCAGGAGATCATATTGTTTCATGTCGTTCTGTATTTGGATCTACACATTCTATGTTTACCAAATATTTACCTAAATGGAATATTGAGACTAGCTATTTTAAAATCAATGAAACTGAGAAAATTGAAAGTTTAATTCAGCCGAATACTAAGGTTTTATATGCAGAAACACCAACGAATCCAGGAGTTGATATCATAGATTTAGAGTTGTTAGGTGAAATTGCAAAAAAACATAATTTATTATTAATAATAGATAATTGTTTTGCAACACCTTATTTACAAAATCCTATAAAATTTGGAGCTGATTTGGTTATTCATTCAGCAACTAAATTAATTGATGGTCAAGGAAGAGTTCTTGGAGGCGTTACAGTTGGTAGTGAAGATTTGATAAGAGAAATTTATTTATTCTCTAGAAATACTGGGCCAGCAATGTCGCCATTTAATGCATGGGTTTTGTCTAAAAGTTTAGAAACGTTATCAATTAGAGTAGAAAAGCATTGTGAAAATGCGATGAAAGTAGCTGAATTTTTAGAAGACAATGCAACTGTAAATTTTGTAAAATATCCGTTTTTAAAATCGCATCCTCAATATGAAGTAGCAAAGAAACAAATGCGTTTAGGAGGTAATATTGTTGCTTTCGAAATAAAAGGAGGTATTGAAGCTGGACGTGCTTTTTTAAATAAAATTAAGATGTGTTCTTTATCAGCAAATCTAGGAGATACAAGAAGTATTGTTACGCATCCTGCATCTACAACGCATGCAAGTTTATCTGAAGAAGATAGATTAGAAGTTGGAATTACAGATGGTTTGGTTAGAGTTTCTGTAGGTTTAGAACATGTAGATGATATTATTGCAGATTTAAAACAGGCTTTACAATAG
- a CDS encoding Rrf2 family transcriptional regulator: MLSKKTKYGIKALTYLARQEDRNPVQIATISKSENISLKFLESILLTLRKNGFLGSKKGKGGGYYLLKEPSEIKMTSVMRVLEGPIAMVPCVSLNFYEKCDDCPDENLCAVHKLMIQVRDNTLEIFRNTSLADLCNC; this comes from the coding sequence ATGCTTTCTAAAAAAACAAAATACGGAATTAAAGCGCTTACTTATTTAGCAAGACAGGAAGATAGAAATCCTGTGCAAATTGCTACAATTTCTAAGAGCGAAAATATTTCTTTAAAATTTCTAGAAAGTATTTTGTTAACGCTTCGAAAAAATGGTTTTTTAGGTTCTAAAAAAGGAAAGGGTGGTGGATATTACCTCCTAAAAGAACCTTCAGAAATCAAAATGACTTCAGTTATGCGTGTTCTTGAAGGTCCAATAGCTATGGTGCCTTGCGTTAGTTTAAATTTCTATGAAAAGTGTGATGATTGTCCTGATGAAAACCTTTGTGCTGTCCATAAATTAATGATTCAGGTTAGAGACAATACGCTAGAAATTTTCAGAAATACTTCGTTAGCAGATTTGTGTAATTGCTAA
- a CDS encoding DUF2061 domain-containing protein has protein sequence MILDQVILNKKEAKGSFEDDKNSEKPIRSVAKALSWRIVGTLDTLVVSYFISGKIALAATIASVDFLTKLVLYFFHERVWNTIKWGR, from the coding sequence ATGATTTTAGATCAGGTGATTTTAAATAAAAAAGAAGCAAAAGGAAGTTTTGAGGATGATAAAAATTCTGAGAAACCGATACGTAGCGTAGCAAAAGCATTGAGTTGGAGAATTGTAGGGACGCTAGATACGTTAGTGGTTTCATATTTTATCAGCGGAAAAATAGCATTAGCAGCTACCATAGCATCCGTAGATTTTTTAACAAAATTAGTGTTGTATTTCTTTCATGAAAGAGTTTGGAATACTATAAAATGGGGGAGATAA
- a CDS encoding phosphoadenosine phosphosulfate reductase family protein, translating into MSLQAELNLEELNEGLKNLNPKQIVEWVFELNKKTIITTNFRPYESAILGLVSKVNPSTKVIWCDTGYNTPQTYKHAEELIETLELNIHLYVPKQSVAHRNIVLGLPSVEDPKHVTFTEQVKLEPFKRALAEHQPEVWFTNLRKGQTAFRNSIDILSFSKDGVLKVSPFYNYSDEQLDAYLEEINLPNEFKYFDPTKVESNRECGLHI; encoded by the coding sequence ATGAGTTTACAAGCAGAATTAAATTTAGAAGAATTAAACGAAGGATTAAAGAATTTAAATCCTAAACAAATAGTGGAATGGGTTTTTGAATTGAATAAAAAAACCATCATCACAACTAATTTTAGACCTTATGAATCCGCCATTTTAGGACTGGTTTCTAAGGTGAATCCATCTACAAAAGTTATTTGGTGCGATACAGGTTATAATACTCCGCAGACATATAAACATGCTGAAGAATTGATTGAAACATTAGAGTTGAACATCCATTTATATGTTCCAAAACAGTCTGTAGCACATAGAAACATAGTGTTAGGATTGCCTTCTGTAGAGGATCCAAAACATGTAACGTTTACAGAGCAAGTAAAGTTAGAGCCATTTAAAAGAGCATTGGCAGAACATCAGCCAGAAGTATGGTTTACAAATTTAAGAAAAGGGCAAACTGCCTTTAGAAATAGCATTGATATTTTATCATTTAGTAAAGACGGAGTCTTAAAAGTAAGTCCATTTTACAATTATTCTGATGAACAATTAGATGCGTATTTAGAAGAAATTAATTTACCAAATGAGTTCAAATATTTTGATCCAACAAAGGTAGAAAGCAACAGAGAGTGTGGTTTGCATATATAA
- the cysD gene encoding sulfate adenylyltransferase subunit CysD has translation MNTNTIKVGALESEAIYIFREVVAQFENPVLLFSGGKDSITLVRLAQKAFYPGKIPFPLMHIDTGHNFPETIEFRDRLVKELGVKLIVRNVQDNIDNGRVKEEQGKYASRNMLQTETLLDAIEEFGFDACIGGARRDEEKARAKERIFSVRDDFGQWDEKNQRPELFDMLNGRIDLGQNVRVFPISNWTELDVWSYIKAEDIEIPSIYFAHKRKTFFRDGLIWSADDEIVYRDEEEEVVERMVRFRTVGDMSCTAAVLSTAVDIEKVVEEIRDSSISERGARIDDKRSEAAMEKRKQQGYF, from the coding sequence ATGAACACAAATACAATTAAAGTAGGCGCATTAGAAAGCGAAGCAATTTACATTTTTAGAGAAGTTGTTGCGCAGTTTGAGAATCCGGTATTGTTATTTTCAGGAGGAAAAGACAGTATTACTTTGGTAAGATTAGCTCAAAAAGCATTTTATCCAGGTAAGATTCCATTTCCTTTAATGCATATTGATACAGGTCATAATTTTCCAGAAACGATTGAATTTAGAGATCGTTTGGTGAAAGAATTAGGCGTAAAATTGATTGTAAGAAACGTACAAGATAATATTGATAACGGACGTGTAAAGGAAGAGCAAGGTAAGTATGCAAGTAGAAATATGTTGCAAACAGAAACTTTGTTAGATGCTATTGAAGAGTTTGGTTTTGATGCTTGTATTGGAGGAGCGAGAAGAGACGAAGAAAAAGCGAGAGCGAAAGAGCGTATTTTTTCAGTAAGAGATGATTTTGGTCAATGGGACGAAAAAAATCAACGTCCAGAATTGTTTGATATGTTAAATGGTAGAATTGATTTAGGTCAAAATGTACGTGTTTTTCCAATATCAAACTGGACAGAATTAGATGTTTGGTCGTATATCAAAGCAGAAGATATTGAAATTCCATCGATCTATTTTGCGCATAAAAGAAAAACATTTTTTAGAGATGGATTAATCTGGTCTGCGGATGATGAGATTGTATATAGAGATGAGGAAGAGGAAGTTGTAGAAAGAATGGTTCGATTTAGAACTGTAGGTGATATGAGTTGTACGGCAGCAGTTTTATCAACAGCAGTAGATATAGAAAAAGTAGTAGAAGAAATTAGAGATTCTTCAATTTCAGAAAGAGGAGCAAGAATTGATGATAAGCGTTCTGAAGCTGCAATGGAAAAAAGAAAACAACAAGGATATTTTTAA
- a CDS encoding sulfate adenylyltransferase subunit 1 gives MNVLKIATAGSVDDGKSTLIGRILYDTKSLTDDKLEAIEEKSRQRGFDYLDFSLATDGLVAEREQGITIDVAHIYFSTPKTSFIIADTPGHVEYTRNMVTGASNSQASIVLVDARNGVVEQTYRHFFINNLLRVKNVIVAVNKMDLVDFSQEKFNQIKGEIEYLSSKSEYQNQQITFIPISALQGDNVVDKSDKMDWYQGETLLNYLEGLEPEDVQEQSQTRFPVQNVIRPKTEDYHDYRGYAGKIYGGDLTVGDEVTVLPSATKSKIKSIQFFDKEYLKAKRGSSVSITLEDDVNVSRGDMLVKSGEEPTVTKQLDATICWMDKDPLQASSKYYIKHGVNDAQAKIMNLSSIIHTDFSGKTEDVSQLTLNQIGEVSLKLSKQLFVDSYENNKANGAFILINPKTNTTAGVGFIK, from the coding sequence ATGAACGTACTAAAAATAGCAACAGCAGGAAGTGTAGATGACGGTAAAAGTACCTTGATTGGTAGAATTTTATACGATACAAAATCATTAACAGATGATAAGTTAGAGGCAATTGAAGAAAAAAGTAGACAACGTGGTTTTGACTATTTAGATTTTTCTTTAGCAACTGACGGATTAGTAGCGGAAAGAGAACAAGGGATTACAATTGATGTAGCTCATATTTATTTTTCTACACCAAAAACTAGTTTCATTATTGCAGATACGCCAGGTCACGTAGAATATACAAGAAATATGGTTACAGGAGCTTCAAATTCACAAGCTTCAATTGTTTTAGTTGATGCAAGAAATGGAGTAGTAGAGCAAACATATCGTCACTTTTTTATCAATAATTTGTTGAGAGTAAAAAACGTAATTGTTGCTGTAAATAAAATGGATTTAGTTGATTTTTCTCAAGAAAAATTTAATCAAATTAAAGGAGAAATAGAATATCTTTCTTCTAAAAGCGAATATCAGAATCAGCAAATAACATTTATACCAATTTCTGCTTTACAGGGAGATAATGTAGTTGATAAATCGGATAAAATGGATTGGTATCAAGGAGAAACACTATTGAATTATTTAGAAGGTTTAGAGCCAGAAGATGTTCAAGAACAGTCTCAAACGCGTTTTCCTGTACAGAATGTTATTCGCCCTAAAACAGAAGATTATCATGATTATAGAGGATATGCTGGAAAAATTTATGGAGGTGATTTAACTGTTGGAGATGAAGTGACAGTTTTACCATCAGCAACAAAATCAAAAATAAAAAGTATTCAGTTTTTTGATAAAGAATATTTAAAAGCAAAAAGAGGAAGTTCTGTAAGCATCACTTTAGAAGATGATGTAAATGTAAGTAGAGGAGATATGTTAGTAAAGTCTGGCGAAGAACCAACAGTTACTAAGCAATTAGATGCTACTATTTGTTGGATGGATAAAGATCCTTTACAAGCGTCATCTAAATATTATATAAAACATGGTGTTAATGATGCGCAGGCAAAAATCATGAATTTATCGTCGATTATTCATACAGATTTTTCAGGAAAAACAGAAGATGTTTCTCAATTAACATTAAATCAAATTGGTGAAGTAAGCTTAAAGTTAAGCAAACAATTATTTGTGGATAGTTATGAAAATAACAAAGCAAATGGCGCCTTTATTTTAATCAACCCAAAAACAAACACAACAGCAGGAGTAGGCTTTATTAAGTAA